In Vicinamibacteria bacterium, the following proteins share a genomic window:
- a CDS encoding homoserine kinase, translated as MDRVTVYAPGSASNLGPGFDCLGVAFTGKGDRVTAARHGPPGVRVVQVSDPRIPVEADRNTAAIAAAAVLRRAGSEAGLELTVEKGLPLSGGMGGSAASAVAGAVAADVVVGARLGRDDLLLAALEAESVVAGRHADNVAPSLLGGAVLVLSLDPPRLGLVQVHSSLGFVLVTPAYGVETAAARKVLPRQVGRSAAVAQAAHLGALLLGLEHGDAELVRGAMEDRIAEPARAPLYPGYPEARAAAREAGALGVAVSGAGPTLVAIVTQGGSGPVARALEDAYRTLGMAATTHVAKVDGQGARVLP; from the coding sequence GTGGACCGGGTCACGGTCTATGCGCCGGGCTCGGCCTCAAACCTGGGCCCGGGCTTCGATTGCTTGGGCGTGGCCTTCACGGGCAAAGGCGATCGCGTCACCGCTGCGCGGCATGGCCCGCCCGGGGTGCGCGTGGTGCAAGTATCCGATCCCCGCATCCCCGTCGAGGCTGACCGCAACACCGCGGCCATCGCCGCCGCCGCGGTCCTTCGGCGCGCCGGCTCGGAGGCCGGTCTGGAGTTGACGGTGGAGAAGGGCCTCCCTCTCTCCGGCGGCATGGGGGGGAGCGCAGCTTCCGCGGTGGCGGGGGCGGTGGCGGCAGACGTGGTGGTCGGCGCCCGCCTGGGCCGTGACGACCTGCTGCTGGCCGCGCTGGAGGCGGAGAGCGTCGTGGCGGGGCGCCACGCCGACAACGTCGCCCCCTCGCTCTTGGGGGGGGCGGTCTTGGTGCTGAGTCTCGACCCCCCGCGGCTCGGACTGGTCCAAGTCCACTCCAGCCTGGGTTTCGTCCTCGTCACCCCCGCCTACGGCGTGGAGACGGCGGCGGCCCGGAAGGTGCTGCCGCGGCAGGTGGGACGCTCCGCGGCCGTGGCCCAAGCCGCTCACCTCGGGGCCCTGCTTCTCGGCCTCGAGCACGGCGACGCCGAGTTGGTGCGGGGGGCCATGGAAGACCGCATCGCCGAGCCCGCCCGCGCCCCCCTCTATCCGGGCTACCCGGAGGCGCGCGCCGCGGCCCGGGAGGCGGGGGCCCTAGGCGTGGCCGTGAGCGGGGCCGGGCCCACTCTCGTGGCCATCGTCACCCAGGGGGGCTCCGGCCCCGTGGCCCGCGCACTCGAGGACGCGTACCGCACCCTGGGCATGGCGGCCACCACCCACGTGGCGAAGGTCGACGGGCAGGGGGCGCGCGTCCTGCCGTGA
- the thrC gene encoding threonine synthase, producing the protein MSLLLRCATCGTQVPARSSRVQCACGGLLDVLHCPGPSGRQLRARFDRRLAADRAGQGSGVWRFRELVLPGVTPVSHPEGNTELYRRPRVSRYVGLTDFALKHEGENPTGSFKDRGMTVAVTQAVRAGARAVACASTGNTSASMAAYAAQAGLPALVFVPAGKVPAGKLAQALAYGARTLLVRGDFDDCLRLAREASEALGLMLLNSINPWRIEGQKTIVLEMLQQRGWEPPDWIVVPAGNLGNTAAFGKALLEARELGLIKRLPRIAAIQAAGANPFYRSFRTGFRERFRVKAETVATAIRIGDPASFERAVRAVRATKGVVAAVHDREILEAKAVVDGAGIGCEPASAAAVAGARQLKSRGLIRAGESVVAVLTGHLLKDPQSVIEFHQGRARGANPPRAIEATVSAVEKLLERSRFGKGRA; encoded by the coding sequence GTGAGCCTTCTCCTCCGCTGCGCGACCTGCGGCACGCAGGTGCCCGCTCGGTCGTCCCGCGTTCAATGCGCCTGCGGAGGCCTCTTGGACGTGCTGCACTGTCCAGGGCCTTCCGGCCGCCAGCTGCGCGCCCGTTTCGACCGGCGCCTGGCCGCGGACCGGGCGGGGCAAGGGAGCGGCGTCTGGCGGTTCCGGGAACTGGTCCTGCCCGGCGTCACACCGGTCTCCCATCCCGAGGGCAACACCGAGCTCTACCGGCGGCCCCGGGTCTCCCGCTACGTGGGGCTCACGGACTTCGCCTTGAAGCACGAGGGCGAGAATCCCACCGGCTCCTTCAAGGACCGGGGGATGACGGTGGCCGTGACCCAGGCTGTGCGGGCGGGCGCCCGGGCCGTGGCTTGCGCGTCCACCGGCAACACCTCCGCCTCCATGGCCGCCTATGCGGCCCAGGCCGGCCTGCCCGCCCTGGTCTTCGTTCCCGCGGGGAAGGTGCCGGCGGGGAAGCTGGCCCAGGCCCTGGCCTACGGGGCGCGCACTCTCCTCGTGCGCGGCGACTTCGACGATTGCTTGCGCCTGGCGCGGGAAGCCTCCGAGGCCCTCGGCCTCATGCTGCTGAACTCGATCAACCCCTGGCGGATCGAAGGCCAGAAGACGATCGTCCTGGAGATGCTGCAGCAGCGCGGCTGGGAACCCCCGGACTGGATCGTGGTCCCCGCCGGCAATCTCGGCAACACCGCCGCCTTCGGCAAGGCGCTCTTGGAGGCCCGCGAGCTGGGGCTCATCAAGCGGCTCCCCCGCATTGCCGCCATCCAGGCCGCGGGCGCCAATCCCTTCTACCGCAGCTTTCGCACCGGCTTCCGCGAGCGCTTCCGCGTCAAGGCAGAGACCGTGGCCACGGCCATTCGCATCGGCGACCCCGCAAGTTTCGAGCGCGCCGTGCGGGCGGTGCGCGCGACCAAGGGGGTGGTGGCGGCGGTCCACGACCGCGAGATCCTCGAGGCCAAGGCGGTGGTGGATGGGGCGGGCATCGGTTGCGAGCCGGCCTCCGCCGCGGCCGTGGCCGGAGCCCGGCAGCTCAAGAGTCGCGGGCTCATCCGGGCGGGGGAGTCGGTGGTCGCCGTCCTCACCGGCCACCTTCTCAAGGACCCGCAGAGCGTCATCGAATTCCACCAGGGCCGGGCCCGGGGGGCGAACCCACCCCGGGCGATCGAAGCCACCGTCTCGGCGGTGGAGAAGCTGCTCGAGAGGAGCAGGTTCGGGAAGGGAAGGGCTTGA
- a CDS encoding response regulator, whose protein sequence is MAKRVLVVDDHVPTRSLIRTLLEAEKQETFEVVEAGSGTECLKAADQKGPFDLVLLDVNLPDMDGYAVCKALRHVDKRVPIVFVTAKGDLKDYTTGRDAGGDSYLVKPIARAALRSIVSLFTSIERSKNPDQAPGAKP, encoded by the coding sequence ATGGCCAAGCGCGTTCTCGTCGTCGACGATCACGTCCCCACGCGGTCCCTCATTCGGACGCTCCTGGAGGCAGAGAAGCAGGAGACGTTTGAGGTTGTGGAGGCGGGATCGGGCACCGAGTGCCTGAAGGCGGCCGACCAGAAGGGCCCCTTCGACTTGGTGTTGCTGGACGTGAACCTTCCCGACATGGATGGCTACGCCGTATGCAAGGCCTTGCGTCACGTCGACAAGAGAGTGCCCATCGTTTTTGTGACCGCTAAGGGCGACCTGAAGGACTACACGACCGGCCGCGACGCCGGCGGCGACTCCTACCTCGTGAAGCCCATCGCCCGGGCCGCGCTCCGATCGATTGTGAGCCTCTTCACCAGCATCGAGCGGAGCAAAAATCCCGACCAGGCACCGGGCGCCAAGCCGTGA
- a CDS encoding DinB family protein: protein MLILNSVGLPSLHAEYPTTKKVIAAIPADKADYRPDSISRSALDLAWHIVTAENRFLEAVLSGAFDLTPRPRPDTVLSPADVNSWYEERFATSIARLKGLSGDQLLKTIDFRGVFRLPAVSFIQIALNHSIHHRGQLTMYLRPLDAKVPSIYGESYDARMAREALRT from the coding sequence TTGCTCATTCTCAACTCGGTTGGCTTGCCTTCGTTGCACGCCGAGTACCCCACGACCAAGAAGGTCATAGCCGCCATTCCCGCGGACAAGGCCGACTATCGTCCGGATTCGATCTCCCGCAGCGCGCTCGATCTTGCCTGGCACATCGTCACGGCCGAGAACCGCTTTCTGGAGGCGGTCTTATCGGGCGCGTTCGATCTAACACCGCGGCCTCGACCGGACACGGTTCTGTCGCCGGCAGACGTCAACTCCTGGTACGAAGAACGGTTTGCCACGAGCATCGCGCGATTGAAGGGTCTATCTGGCGACCAACTTCTAAAGACGATCGATTTCCGTGGCGTATTCCGACTCCCCGCCGTCAGCTTCATACAGATCGCCCTGAATCATTCCATCCATCATCGCGGCCAGCTGACGATGTACCTGCGGCCCCTAGACGCCAAGGTGCCCTCGATCTACGGCGAGAGCTACGACGCGCGCATGGCACGCGAGGCGCTTCGGACCTGA
- a CDS encoding Gfo/Idh/MocA family oxidoreductase — MVAERAGRREFLRSSITTVAGLAWASAPPEGVSASPRLLANASPQAGEPARAKGARIRFAAVGLNHGHIYGQVEAVLHGGGELVSFFAKEPDLASAFSKRYPQARLAGGEREILDDPSIQLVVSASIPNERAPLGIEVMRHGKDYMVDKPGITTLGQLAEVRRVQKETHRIYSILYSERLENRASVKAGELVKAGAIGEVIQTIGLGPHRMNPKTRPEWFFERERYGGILCDIGSHQFDQFLFFTGSTRAQVIASQVGNVHHPDTPGIEDFGDVMVSGNGGSGYIRVDWFTPGGLNTWGDGRLTILGTEGYIELRKYVDIAGRPGTDHLFLVDQKETRYIDCKNQELPYGEQLVNDILNRTETAMSQEHCFLAMELALQAEERAQRVGPRKVV, encoded by the coding sequence ATGGTCGCTGAGCGAGCGGGGCGGCGCGAGTTTCTGAGATCGTCCATCACTACCGTGGCGGGGCTCGCCTGGGCCTCTGCCCCCCCTGAGGGAGTCTCGGCTTCCCCACGGCTTCTCGCGAACGCCTCGCCGCAAGCGGGAGAGCCGGCGCGGGCCAAGGGCGCGCGCATCCGCTTCGCGGCCGTCGGCCTGAACCACGGTCACATCTATGGACAGGTGGAGGCGGTCCTTCACGGAGGGGGAGAGCTGGTCTCGTTCTTTGCGAAGGAGCCGGACCTCGCCAGCGCTTTCTCCAAGCGTTACCCGCAAGCAAGGCTTGCCGGGGGCGAACGGGAGATCCTCGACGACCCCTCGATTCAGCTCGTTGTGAGCGCCTCGATCCCAAATGAACGCGCACCGCTCGGCATCGAGGTCATGCGCCACGGCAAGGACTACATGGTCGACAAGCCGGGAATCACCACCCTCGGGCAGCTTGCGGAAGTGCGCCGCGTCCAAAAGGAAACCCATCGCATCTACTCGATTCTCTACAGCGAGCGGCTCGAGAATCGAGCGTCGGTGAAGGCGGGGGAGTTGGTCAAGGCGGGAGCCATCGGCGAGGTCATCCAGACCATCGGGCTGGGGCCGCACCGCATGAACCCCAAGACCCGCCCGGAGTGGTTCTTCGAACGCGAGCGCTACGGCGGCATCTTGTGCGACATCGGCTCGCACCAATTCGATCAGTTCCTGTTCTTCACTGGATCCACACGGGCCCAGGTGATCGCCTCCCAAGTGGGCAACGTTCATCATCCCGACACTCCCGGCATAGAGGATTTCGGCGACGTGATGGTCTCCGGAAACGGAGGCAGCGGGTACATCCGCGTCGATTGGTTCACCCCGGGCGGGCTGAACACCTGGGGAGACGGCCGGCTCACCATCCTCGGCACGGAGGGGTACATCGAGCTCCGCAAGTACGTCGACATCGCGGGCCGGCCGGGGACGGATCACTTATTCCTGGTCGACCAGAAGGAGACGCGCTATATCGACTGCAAGAACCAAGAGTTGCCCTACGGCGAACAGTTGGTCAACGACATCCTCAACCGGACGGAAACGGCGATGTCGCAGGAGCACTGTTTTCTGGCGATGGAGCTTGCGCTGCAGGCGGAGGAGCGAGCGCAGCGGGTGGGCCCTAGGAAGGTCGTTTGA
- a CDS encoding YdeI/OmpD-associated family protein: MTETLSFRSPLEFHEWLSANHLKSGGIWLRIFKKGSGKPSITYPEALDEALCFGWIDARKERYDASSWLQRFTPRRPKSGWSKINTQHAKRLTGAGRMRAAGRAQVDAAKKDGRWAAAYDSPSKATLPKDFLAALRRQKKAKAFFESLNKANRYAIAYRLQTAKKPEARQRRMEIILAMLARGEAFH; the protein is encoded by the coding sequence ATGACTGAAACCCTCAGCTTTCGATCACCCTTGGAGTTTCATGAATGGTTGAGCGCGAATCATCTCAAGTCAGGTGGGATTTGGCTGCGCATTTTCAAGAAGGGCTCAGGAAAGCCCTCCATCACATATCCCGAGGCGCTGGATGAGGCGCTCTGCTTTGGATGGATCGACGCCCGAAAGGAGCGCTACGACGCCTCTTCATGGTTGCAAAGGTTCACCCCAAGACGCCCCAAGAGTGGCTGGTCCAAGATCAACACGCAACACGCGAAACGGCTGACGGGGGCCGGCCGGATGCGGGCGGCCGGTCGGGCCCAAGTCGATGCCGCGAAGAAGGATGGTCGTTGGGCCGCCGCCTACGACTCCCCAAGCAAGGCGACCCTTCCGAAGGATTTTCTGGCGGCCTTACGCCGACAAAAGAAAGCGAAGGCTTTCTTCGAGTCGCTCAACAAAGCGAACCGGTATGCGATTGCCTACCGGCTGCAAACCGCCAAGAAGCCCGAAGCGAGGCAGAGGCGCATGGAAATCATTCTGGCCATGCTGGCCAGAGGCGAGGCCTTCCATTGA
- a CDS encoding class I SAM-dependent methyltransferase, whose product MTNKCLSVALVAAVFAGPSAPSRGGDASEELDARVRGFLEHSRNDWHDLNVPYEDGQVLHDLIVKKGFKRGLEIGTSTGHSGVWIAWAMSQTGGKLVTIEIDERRHGIAQKNFEAAGVARFVDARLGNAHELVKELPGPFDFVFSDADKDWYTQYFKDLDGKLAVGGCFTAHNVLDGFAGVGAFLDYVRARPNYETTIDHTSRSGISVSCKTR is encoded by the coding sequence GTGACCAACAAGTGCCTGAGCGTCGCCCTCGTGGCCGCAGTCTTTGCGGGGCCGTCCGCCCCCAGCCGCGGCGGCGACGCCTCTGAAGAGCTGGATGCCCGGGTGCGGGGGTTCCTCGAGCACTCTCGCAACGATTGGCATGATCTCAATGTCCCCTACGAGGATGGCCAGGTGCTCCACGACCTCATCGTGAAGAAGGGATTCAAGCGCGGCCTGGAGATTGGGACCTCCACCGGGCACTCCGGGGTCTGGATCGCGTGGGCCATGAGCCAGACGGGAGGGAAGCTCGTGACCATCGAGATCGACGAGCGCCGGCACGGGATCGCCCAGAAGAACTTCGAAGCCGCCGGCGTCGCCCGTTTCGTCGATGCCCGGCTCGGCAATGCCCATGAGCTGGTGAAGGAGCTGCCCGGCCCGTTCGACTTCGTCTTCTCTGACGCGGACAAAGACTGGTACACCCAATACTTCAAGGACCTCGACGGGAAGCTCGCGGTGGGCGGCTGCTTCACCGCCCACAATGTCCTCGACGGGTTTGCCGGCGTGGGCGCGTTTCTGGACTACGTGCGGGCCCGCCCAAACTACGAGACGACCATCGACCACACGAGCCGGTCGGGGATCTCGGTGAGCTGCAAGACGCGATAG
- a CDS encoding PP2C family protein-serine/threonine phosphatase — MLRADALNLGLGPVLVVVGITTLVVYARPMVRRTESSLPWFGLFALFYGLRLLAHTETFRLFFGLPTTFWLYLVSGLTYVMPLPVVLYLRAIFPRWRRRLGWLAFFLAAFALVAFSGDAVLQRPGSAGTPNSLIAIAFMVGALAVLFRWRWPPSRDLSTLRVGLISLAVTAVLDNLRGLGVLSWSGPNLEPVGSTVLILCLGAIAARRVLRDAERLLALDKELSIARQIQSSILPRSMPSVAGLTVATRYRPMTAVAGDFYDFLEMGDSRLGVLVADVSGHGVPAAMLASMVKVAVAAQKLQADDPAAVLTGMNETLEGQLGGQYVTAAYLFLDREAGVMRYSAAGHPPLLRWHPDESRIHELEENGLPLGLMDVAHYHQLEQPLRTGDRFLLYTDGLVDATNAAGEFFSVERVKAAVASSAALSAESAADLLLEQARAWALGNVADDLTLVLVDCV, encoded by the coding sequence ATGCTGCGCGCCGATGCCCTCAACCTTGGCCTCGGGCCGGTCTTGGTCGTCGTGGGCATCACTACGCTCGTTGTCTACGCTCGGCCCATGGTCCGCCGGACGGAGTCGTCGCTGCCGTGGTTCGGCCTGTTTGCCCTTTTCTATGGCCTGCGGCTCCTGGCCCACACCGAAACGTTCCGCCTCTTCTTTGGTCTACCCACCACGTTTTGGCTCTATTTGGTCTCAGGCCTGACCTACGTGATGCCGCTTCCCGTGGTCCTCTACCTGCGGGCCATCTTCCCTCGGTGGCGCCGGCGCCTGGGCTGGTTGGCTTTCTTCCTGGCCGCGTTCGCCTTGGTTGCCTTCTCCGGGGACGCGGTGCTGCAACGGCCCGGCTCGGCGGGAACCCCTAACAGTCTGATCGCGATCGCGTTCATGGTGGGAGCCTTAGCGGTCCTGTTTCGCTGGAGGTGGCCGCCCAGCCGTGACCTGAGTACGCTGCGTGTGGGCCTCATTAGCCTCGCGGTGACGGCGGTGCTCGACAACTTGCGGGGACTCGGGGTGCTGTCCTGGTCCGGCCCCAACCTGGAACCGGTGGGGTCCACCGTGCTCATCCTGTGCCTGGGCGCGATAGCGGCGCGGCGTGTCCTCCGGGATGCGGAACGCCTACTCGCCCTCGACAAGGAGCTCAGCATCGCGCGCCAAATCCAGTCGTCGATCCTGCCCCGTTCCATGCCGAGCGTCGCCGGGCTCACGGTTGCGACGCGCTATCGACCCATGACCGCCGTGGCCGGGGACTTCTACGATTTCTTAGAGATGGGCGACAGCCGCCTGGGCGTCCTCGTGGCCGACGTATCCGGCCATGGAGTGCCGGCGGCCATGCTCGCCTCAATGGTCAAGGTGGCGGTTGCAGCGCAAAAGCTACAGGCGGACGATCCCGCGGCGGTCTTGACCGGAATGAACGAGACGCTCGAGGGCCAGCTGGGCGGCCAGTACGTGACGGCGGCCTATCTCTTCTTAGACCGCGAGGCGGGAGTGATGCGATACAGCGCCGCCGGTCATCCACCGCTCTTGCGCTGGCACCCAGACGAGTCGCGGATACACGAGCTCGAGGAGAACGGCCTGCCCCTGGGGTTGATGGACGTCGCCCACTACCATCAGCTCGAACAGCCACTGCGGACGGGCGATCGTTTCCTGCTCTACACCGACGGGCTCGTGGATGCCACAAATGCCGCGGGCGAGTTCTTTAGCGTCGAGCGGGTGAAGGCCGCGGTTGCCTCAAGTGCGGCCCTCTCCGCGGAGAGCGCTGCGGACCTGCTCCTGGAGCAGGCACGAGCCTGGGCTCTCGGGAACGTTGCCGATGATTTGACCCTTGTGCTCGTGGATTGCGTTTGA
- a CDS encoding ATP-binding protein gives MSTGAYQGHIAIVHEDPERAEALAQILRSVGHRVTLVPPGRRVVQGVIDCAPDLLIGSLSLIDPSLGTVVRSVRQALGQEPPVLVVFRFDARDVPPETDEVLREPVDAVELELRVSRLLRNQAEKRILQRKAQELLGLYKMSWAFSLAGGAGALFGHLARQSADLLKAERGLVFLFEPERRQMVAQGPGFGLTPEQVSRARYPVDGEARSRWNFRKNGPLVSNKAQADTRLLADVVQDLGISSVMIAPITRGPQIQGLLMVADRPARIPFGDEDLNLLLALAGQATVAVENLRLHEELKRANVLLQEYDRLKSEFVGIVAHDFRRPLMAIRGFAELVLEEEDLTLEARREFMRTVISETEHLALLANDTLLITQIETGQFSFNFTDVDLGPFILDAVPLGLSDHSVLMDIPAGFPKVVADPERLRQVITNLTMNAVKYSPEGGSITVRCRERGSHHVVIEVLDHGLGIPQDQISKLFQKFARIRSEKHLSISGTGLGLYICRLIVEGHGGQMWVESEVGKGSTFGLVLPLDARSAQKVVKETSEHAQARDPASPA, from the coding sequence GTGAGCACCGGCGCGTACCAGGGCCACATCGCGATCGTCCACGAGGATCCGGAGCGGGCGGAGGCCCTGGCCCAGATTCTGCGCTCGGTCGGGCATCGGGTGACGCTGGTGCCCCCCGGCCGCCGCGTCGTCCAGGGTGTGATCGATTGCGCGCCCGACCTCCTCATCGGCTCCCTCTCCCTCATCGACCCCAGCCTGGGCACGGTCGTGCGGAGCGTACGCCAGGCCCTCGGGCAGGAACCTCCCGTCCTCGTGGTCTTCCGCTTCGACGCCCGCGACGTGCCACCCGAAACAGATGAGGTGTTGCGCGAACCCGTGGACGCCGTGGAGTTGGAGCTGAGGGTGTCGCGGCTCCTCCGGAACCAGGCCGAGAAGCGGATCCTCCAGCGCAAGGCGCAGGAACTGCTGGGCCTCTACAAGATGTCCTGGGCCTTCTCGCTCGCGGGCGGGGCGGGCGCGCTCTTCGGCCACCTGGCCCGCCAGAGCGCCGATCTGCTCAAGGCGGAGCGGGGGCTGGTCTTTCTCTTCGAGCCCGAGCGTCGTCAGATGGTCGCCCAGGGCCCTGGTTTTGGGCTCACCCCCGAACAGGTCAGCCGGGCCCGCTACCCGGTCGACGGAGAGGCCCGCTCGCGCTGGAACTTCCGCAAGAACGGCCCCCTCGTCTCGAACAAGGCCCAGGCCGACACTCGTCTCCTCGCCGACGTCGTGCAGGACCTGGGGATCAGCTCGGTGATGATCGCCCCCATAACGCGGGGGCCTCAGATCCAGGGGCTGCTCATGGTCGCGGACCGTCCGGCCCGGATTCCCTTCGGAGACGAGGACTTGAACCTGCTCCTGGCCCTTGCCGGTCAGGCCACGGTGGCGGTGGAGAACCTGCGCCTGCACGAGGAGCTCAAGCGCGCCAACGTCCTCCTCCAGGAGTACGATCGGCTGAAGAGCGAGTTCGTAGGCATTGTGGCCCACGACTTCCGCCGGCCGCTCATGGCCATCCGGGGCTTCGCGGAGCTCGTGCTCGAGGAAGAGGATCTCACCCTCGAAGCCCGCCGGGAATTCATGCGTACGGTCATCAGCGAGACCGAGCACCTGGCCCTGCTCGCTAACGACACCCTTCTCATTACCCAGATCGAGACCGGTCAGTTCTCTTTCAACTTCACCGATGTCGATCTCGGGCCCTTCATCCTGGACGCCGTTCCCCTGGGCCTGTCCGACCATTCTGTGCTCATGGACATTCCTGCGGGGTTTCCGAAGGTCGTGGCCGACCCCGAGCGCCTGCGCCAGGTCATCACCAACCTGACCATGAACGCGGTGAAGTACTCGCCGGAGGGCGGCTCCATCACCGTTCGCTGCCGCGAGCGCGGCAGCCATCACGTGGTCATCGAGGTCCTCGACCACGGCCTGGGCATCCCCCAGGACCAGATCAGCAAACTCTTCCAGAAGTTCGCGCGGATCCGAAGTGAGAAGCACCTGTCGATCTCGGGCACCGGCCTGGGCCTCTACATATGCCGGCTGATCGTGGAAGGCCACGGCGGCCAGATGTGGGTGGAGTCAGAGGTGGGCAAGGGCAGCACGTTCGGCCTGGTCCTTCCCCTGGACGCGCGCAGCGCGCAAAAGGTGGTCAAGGAAACAAGCGAGCACGCCCAGGCCCGGGACCCCGCATCTCCCGCTTGA
- a CDS encoding DUF6364 family protein → MSKLTLSVDEEVVERAKRYAAKRGTSVSRLVETYLDALARPLAVRDQDLPPITRRLRGILKGARYSREDYIDHLERKYR, encoded by the coding sequence ATGAGCAAGCTGACCTTGAGCGTGGACGAAGAGGTCGTGGAGCGGGCTAAGCGGTACGCCGCCAAGCGAGGGACCTCTGTTTCGCGCTTGGTGGAGACTTATCTCGACGCGCTCGCCCGGCCACTGGCGGTGAGGGATCAAGACCTGCCGCCCATCACCCGACGGCTCCGAGGGATTCTCAAAGGCGCAAGGTACAGCCGCGAGGACTATATCGACCACCTCGAGCGGAAGTACCGTTGA